ATTAGTCGGCAAGGGCGTTAGGGGCGGGCACGGCGATGCGGGGGCGGCCCGCCAACTGGGCGCTCACGGCGCGCTGGCTGGCCCGGGCCTGCTGGTAGAGCGGGGCGTTGAGGCGCAGGTCGCCGTACCACACGTACTCAAACTCGCGGGTAGCCGCCCGAAAAGCGTCGCGCAGCGGCCCGTTGGGCAATTCAAATAGGTAGGCGTGGTTGGTCTTGTCGGGCTGCCACTGAATGAGGCCACCGTCCGTCAGGTGCTTCAGCACTTCGAGGTAGCCCAGGCGAATGGCCAAGCGGAAGTTGCCCGCCGCCTCGGCCTCGGCAATGCGGGTGCGGAAGTCCACTTCGTGAATGTTCTCGGCGCCGCTGTCGTAGGCCAGCGCGCCGCGCCGACCCGAGCGGCCGAAGGCCGCCGTCACGTCCACTTCCAGCAGCTTGAGCACGGCGTACACCAAGGCTACCAGAATGGCCGCATACACGCCGTATTTCCACGTAACGCGGCCGGTGGGCGTGCGCAGCAGGCTGCCCAGCCAGCGCCAGATGCGGGCCCAGAAGGCGTCCCAGGCGCTGGTGGTTTGGTCGGGCTCCACGTAGCGGAAGTCGCGCTGGCTGGCCAGCTCGCGCAGGCGGGCTTCGTCGTAGCGCCGCACGGGCAGGCGGGTGTTGCGGTCGGCCGGCAGGGGCTTGGCCGTGGGTTTGGGCCGCTCGGCCGCGGGCTTTTCAGTCGATGGTGCGGGTTTGGCCCAGCCCGGGCTGGCGGCACTGCCGGACAGGCACAGGGCCAGCAGCACGCGCCGGCCCCAGCGGCCGCCGTGTTGTAGCTGAAGTTTACCCAAGTATCCGAGCACGCGCAAAGTCAACAACCAGTCTGATTTATGCTTGATAATCCTCCCAAAGCTACACCGCGGGCCGAGGCCGGCGCGTGGGCTAATATTCGCCTTCCTCGTCGGGGCGGTAGGCGGCGTTGCTCACGCGCGGCGCCGAGGCCTGGCCCAGCGTGTTCAGCAGCTGGCGCAAGCCCACGCCCTCGCGGCGCTCCACCAGGTTGAAGTACTGAAACAGCATGGCCACCAGCGGCAGCACCGCCGTGAAAATCCAGCCCAAGGCATAAATCGCCATCGCGGCAATGCTCAGCACGTTGGAATCGTCGACGTTCCAGTGCAGCAGGACTTTAGCCGCCATCATCGCGTAGAAAGGAATGATGAACAAGTAGTTCATGACGCCGGTGATGAACGTGATTATCATGTACAGACCCAACGTCGACCACCATTTGCCTTTGATTAGGTAAAAGGAGCGGCGAAACGCGGCCACCACGCCCCCGTCTTCCATCCACAGCGCGGGGAAATACAACGACAGGCACACCACCACCCACAGCAGCGCCGGAAACACCAGCACCACAAAGCCGGGCCCCGCCAGCGCCAGCGCCCCGCTCAAAATGCCAAACCCCAGGCCCAGCACGGTGCCGAGCAGCAACCAGGCGCCCACCACGCTGCCCAGGCGGCTGCGCAACAGGCGCCATACCGCGCTGGGTGCCACCGGCTCGTCGGGCGGGGTGTTCATCCGCACCCGCACAAAGGCATACACCGTGCTCGACAGCAGCAGGAAAGCCGCCAGAAAGCCGGCCGCCGCCAGGCAAATGCCCAGCACGGAAGAGGTCGTCATCATGGCGTTGGCCGTGCCGAAGCTCTCGGTGACGCGGCTCGTGCGCCCGCCCGGAAAGCGCCCGCCCATGCCGGGAATCGAGCTCAGGAAATTGCCCATCAGCAGGCCCATGCCGATGCCGCCGAGCAGGGCCGCCGGCAGCACAAAGTAGGCCAGGCACTTGAGCAAGGGCCGAAACTGGGACGTCACAAACTCGAAGGTGGCGCCGACTTTGGCCCCAAAATCCCGCTCCCGCCGGTAGTCGGCTTCACGGGTAAAACGTTGTGCAACTGGCATGGTGGCAGGGTAGGGCTAGGGCCGGATATGAAGGAGGAAAGGGCGAAACAGGGGAAATAAACAAGGTTATTGGGCCGCGGCGGCCGCGGTTTCGAGCCGGCGGCCCAGCTGGCGCGGATGCCACACAAAGTACCACGCAATGAAAGCCGCCGAGCTGCCGATGATGGCGAGGCTGGCCGCCACCGGCATCTCGGTGTGGCGCGTCACGAAGCTTTCCAGAAAACCGGCCACCACGAAGATGGGCACCAGCCCGATGGCCATTTTGAGGCCGTCGCGCGCGGCGAGGCGAAACGCCTCGCTCCGGCTGAACGTGCCCGGAAACAGCAGGCCCCGCGCCATCACGAAGCCGGCGGCGCCGGCCACCACCACGGCCGAAATTTCCAGCGTGCCGTGTATCCAGATGGTGAGCACCGAGGCGCGCAGCATGTGGTAGTGGTAGAAGAAGTATTGAAACGAGCCCAGCATGATGCCCGTGCGAAACATCTGCACCAGTGTGCCGATGCCCAGCGTGGCCCCCAGCACGTAAATGCTCAGCGCCACGTACACGTTGTTGGCGGTGATGCCGAGGAACATCAATGTTTCGCCCTCCTGCTTGTACACGGCCATGGGGTCGCCGCGGCGGATGTATTCGATGGTCTGGTTCACGTAGGCGTCGCCCAGCACCACGCGCACAAACGAGTCGTCTTGCGCCGCCGAGAGGGCGCCCAGCGCCGTGAACACCAAAAAGAGCAGCGCCGTGAACCCCAGCGTGCGGTGGTGCCGGGCCACCACCAGCGGCAGCTCCACGGCCCAGAACTGGGCGAAGCGGCCGTGGCTCTGGCGCTTGTTGGCGTAGAGGCGCTGGTGCAGCTTGCCGGCCAGGCCGTTGAGGTAGGCCGTGGTGGGCGAGGTAGGGTAAAAGGTCTGGGCGTAGGCCAGGTCGTCGGTGAGGGCCACGAAGCGGGCGGCCAGCTCGTCGGGGCCGGCCGCGGGCTGCTTTTCGTACTGCTGCCAGCGCTCCTGGTTCTGGCGCAAAAAAACGGCTTCTCGCATGGCTCGGAATTGAAGGGCTTAAAGATAGGGAGCCCGGGGCAGCCAACCGCACCCTGGCGGCGGGCGCCAGACCAAGTTTTGCCCGGTGCCGGTTTTGCCGTTTCTTCGTCGGAAATAACCTTTCTGCCATGGCCAGCATCCGCGTCCAGACCGCCCAAAACGTTTCGCTCGAATACGAAGTCGCCAGCCTCGGCGACCGCATCGTGGCCGCCATTCTCGACAACCTCGTCTTGGGCGCCTGGGTGGCTGCTCTGGCGGTGCTATTTTCGGCGGGTGGGCTCAACAGCACCGCGTCGATGGTGACGCTGGGCGTGCTGGGGGGCGTGCCCTACGTGTTTTACCATCTGGTCTGCGAGGTGTTTTTCAACGGCCAAAGCATTGGTAAGAAGGCCCGCGACATTCGCGTGATGCGCCTCGACGGCACGGCCCCGAGCCTGGGCGACTACCTGCTGCGCTGGCTGCTGCGCATCGTCGACACAAGCCTGATGGGACTGGTGGCCATCATCACCATTGCCGCCAACGGGCGCGGGCAGCGCCTCGGCGACCTGGCCGCCGGCACCACCGTGGTGAAGGTGCGCCCGCAGGCCAGCTCGCCGCTGGCTCCCAACTTAGCCAGCCTGGCCGGCTACCAACCGGTGTTTCCGCAGGCGGCCCTACTCGCCGACCACGACGTGGCCCTGATTCGGCAGCTGGCCAACCAGGCCAGCGCCCGCAACAACTACGAGCTGCTGAACGAAATTGCCAACAAGGTGAAGGAAATCACGGGCATCCAAACCGATTTGCAGGACGCGCCCTTTCTGCAAACCGTGTTGCGCGACCATGCCCACCTGGCCCATCAGTAAAACGTCCCATCGCCTCGAACAGCGCATAAAAAAGCGGATGGCCCCACATGGAGCCAGCCGCTTTTTTATCGATTGCAAATTGGCTGTTGCGGGCCTAGTTGCGCGTCATGAGCTTGTTGGTGGACAGCTCCGAGGAGGGGATGGGCCACACGTAGAGCACGTCGGAAGGGTTGACGGCCGACACCGAGCCTTTGCCCGGAATGGGGGCGTTGAGGCGCATGATGTCGATGTTGCGCAGGCCTTCGCCCAGAAACTCGATGCGGCGCTCCAGCAGCAGGGCGTCGAGCATGTCGGCGGCCGTGGCGAACGAGGCGTAGGCCCCGGTGGGGTTCGAGCGGGTCCGGACGGCGTTGAGTAGCTGCAGCGCCTGCGCGTCGACGGCGTTGGTGGAGCGCACCTTGGCTTCGGCCAGGTTCAGCATCACCTCGGCGTAGCGAATGACGGGCGCCTTGTCGACGTAGGGCGTGCTGGTGTTGGTGCCAGTGGGGTACTTTTTCAGGAACGACTCCGAACCCACCACCTGCACGAAGTTGGTGCGGCGGGCATCGGTGGCGGCAAAGGCCGAGCTGGCCAAGATGCCGCCCGCGGCGGTGTTCAGGCCGTATTCGCCGTTGCCGCCGTTGGCGGCGCCGGGGGGCAGGAAGTAGTAGGCCAGCTGGTTTTGGGTGCCCGGGCCGTCGGCCACGGTGAAGGGGAAAGACAAAATGCTTTCCGTGGTTTCCTGAGTGCCCGCAAACACGGCGGCTACCGAGGCGTTGAGGGCGTTGGGCACGCCGCTGGGGGCGGCATAGGGCGCAGCGGCGGGCACCAGCTTGTTGGCTTCCCGAATCACGTCGGCGTAGCGGCCCATGCTCAGGTACACCCGCGTTTTGAGGGCGATGGCCGTGTTGCGGTGGGCCCGCGTCACGTTCAGGGTCGCGGCCGAGGAGCCATAGGTCAGCGGCAGGCTGGTTTCGGCAAAGTCCAGGTCGGCCAGAATCTGCGTGTACACGTCGGCCACCGAGCTGCGGGCCAAGTCGTTGCCGGTGTCGTCGATTTCGGCGCGCAGGCGCAGGGGCAGGCCGGGCTTGCTGCCGCTGCCGTCGGCGTAGGGCCGGGCGTACAACTGCAGCAGCGAGTAGTAGCACAGGGCGCGCAGCAGCCGGGCTTCGCCGCGGTAGTTGTTGGCTTTGGTGGCGTAGTCGGCCGGGAAAATGGGCGCGACGAACTTCGAGGAATTCGCATCGAGGCCGGCCAGAAACACGTTGATTTGGTTGATGGCGGCGTAGCCCGCGCCCCAGGTGTTGATGACGTCGTTCTGGGAAGTTTCGGTGAGCGTGTGGTTCCACACGGCCGTGCCGGTCACCAGGTTCGAGGCGCGGTTGAGGAAGTCGTTGGCCCGGATGTCGCTGAAAATCTGGTAGCGTCCGCCCAGGAAACGGCCGTCTTTCACGAAGCTGTACAAGCCGTTGGCCTGCAGCTCGACGCGGGCAGGGGTGTCGAATACCACTTTGTCCGAGAACAAGGTGACGGGAACGGGGCTAAGCTTATCGGTTTGGCAGGACGAGAAGGCACCCGCCGAGAGCAGGGCCGCGCACAGGGCCGCGGCCGCTTTGGTGTTTATAAATTTCTTCATCGGGATAAGTGCGAATTAGAAGCCAATGTTGAAGCCCACGGTGTAGGTGCGGGCCTGGCCCACGGAGTTGCGGTCGACGCCTGCGCCGGTGTTGGCGCCGGCGGCCACCGTGCTGGTGCCGTTGCTCGAAATCTCGGGGTCGATGCCCGAGTACTTGGTGAACAGCAGCGCGTTCTGCACCTGCACGTAGAGGCGGGCGTTGGCCACGCCGAGGCGGGTGAGCAGGCCTTGGTCGAAGGAGTAGCCCAGCGACACCTGGCGCAGGCGGGCGAAATCGCCTTTCTCCACGTTCGACGACATCACGAGGGCCGAGCCGTTCGACACGTTGTCGCCATACACCACGCGGGGCCACTTGGCGTCGCGGTTGCTTTCGGTCCAGTGGTTGAGGATGTCGACCTCGTTGTTCCAGAAGCGCTGGTCGTGCAGGCCCGACTTCGTGCCGTTGTAGATGTAGTTGCCACCCGAGAACTGCACAAACAGGCCCAGGTCGATGCCCTTGTAGCGGAACGTGTTGTCAAAGCCGCCGTACCAGGTGGGCAGCACCGGACCGAAGTATTCGCCGTCCTGCAATTGGGTGGGGGCAGAGGTGTTGGTGTTGGTGCCCTTGATGGTCCAGCCAGTCGAGCCCACGCCGGAGGTACCCTGGTGGTTGTATTCCACCACAGTGCCGTCGGCCTTCCGAATCATGCGGCGGCCGTTGTCGGGGTTCACGCCCAAAGAGCGCACGGCCAGGATTTCGCCCACCGAGTGGCCCACTTGGGTGTAGTTGGAGGTTTCGAGGCCGCCGGTGGAAGTGCCGATGCGCTGGCCTTCGGTGGCCAGCGAGAGCACGCGGTTTTTGAGCGTGGTCACGTTGCCGCTCACCGTCCAGCTGAAGGCCTTGCCTTGCAGCACGTTGTAGCTCAGGTCTACCTCAATGCCGGTGTTGCGCATCGAGCCCACGTTGGCCTGAATGGAGTTGTTGGGGATGCCCTTGGACGGCGACTGCGGCACGTCCAGAATCAGGCCGTCCACCAGGTTTTCGTAGTAGGCGGCGTTGCCCCGCAGGCGGTCCTGGAAGAAGCCGAACGACAGGCCAATGTCGGTTTTCTTGCTGGTTTCCCAGGTTAGGTTCTGGTTGCCGGCGTTGCCGTAGTACAGCGTCGGGTTGGCCGCGTACAGGCCCGAAGTGTAGGTGGACAGGGCCACGAAGTCGGCAATGCCCTGGTTGTTGCCCACCATGCCGTAGCTGCCGGTCAGTTTCAGGGTGGAGAAGACGTTGGAGAACGAAGCGTTTTTCCAGAAGGCCTCCTCCGACACCACGTAGCCCAGCGAGGCGCCGTAGAAGTTGCCGTATTTCTTGGCAAACGCCGAGTAGCCGTCGCGGCGCACGCTCGCGCTGGCCAGGTACTTGTGGTCGTAATTGTAGTTCACGCGCCCGAAAAACGACACCAGGTAATTGGTGCCCTGAAACTGGCCCGACGACGCGATGTTGGTGTAGTTGCCCTGGAAGGTGGTGAAAAAGTCATCGGCCACGCCCGTACGCGAGGCACCCCAGCGCTGAATATCAGTGTTTTGCTGCTCGTTGCCCACCAGCAGCGAAAGGTTGTGCTTCTCGGCAAAGGAGTGGTCGTACTGCAGCGTGTTCTGCCAGTTCCAGCGCTTGTTGGTGCGGAAGTAGTTGTCGGCCTCGCCCGTGGGGGTGAGCGAGCCGGGCAGCGAGGTGTAGAAGGCTTTGTCCTCGAAGCTCAGGTTGTTGAGGCCGTAGCTGGTGCGCAGGTTCAGGCCGCTGATGATTTCCCAGTCCGCGTACACGCTGCCCTCAATCTGGCTGCCTTCGGAAGTAAAGTAGTTGTTTTTGATGTCGACCACCGGGTTGATGAAGCCAATCACGAAGGGCTGGCCATTGGTGGGGTTTAGGTTGGGGCCGGGCCCGATGCTGGTGCCGCTCACGTTGGGGCTGCCGTCGGGGTTGTAGGCGGCTAGGTTGGGCGGCAGCAGAATGGGCACGCGGCCCAGGCCCGCCGAGCCAAAGGCGTTGTCGCCCACCGAACCCGTATTCGGCGAAGCGTTTTGCGTATTGGAATAGGCCACGCGCATGCCCACCGTAAAGTTTTTGTACAGCTTGTGGTCCACGTTCAGGCGGGCCGACAACCGCTTGAAGTCGTTGTTCACAATCATACCCTTCTGGTTGGTGTAACCCACCGACGAGAAGAAGCTCGTCTTGTCCGTACCGCCCGAGAAGTTCAGGTTGTGCGACTGCGAAAAGCCCGTGCGGTAGATGTAGTCGTACCAGCGGGTGTCGGCGGCGTTGCCGTTAGCGTCGGCCAGCTTGAAGCCTTCCACGTTGGTGGCCGCCGCGCCGATGGCCCGGCGGTTGGCGTTGAGGTTGCGCACGGCTTCGTTTTTCACGTCCACGTACTGCTGGGCATTCAGCACGTCGTAGAGCCGCACTGGCTTCGACCAGCCGGCCCAGGTGTCGTACGATAAGTGGCTCTGGCCTTTGCGGCCTTTCTTGGTGGTGACGAGGATGACCCCACCGGCTGCCCTCGAACCATAGATGGCCGTGGCCGAAGCGTCTTTCAGCACTTCCATGCTCTCGATGTCGGCCGGGTTCAGGTTGCTCAGCGGGTTGTTGGGCACGCTGCCCAGGGCCGAGTTGTTGCCCGTGAAGGCCGGAACGCCGTCAATCACAATCAGCGGCGACGAGCTCAGGTTGATGGAGTTGACGCCGCGAATGCGGATAACGGGCGGGTTGTTCAGCACGCCGTTGGGCGTGGTGATGTTCACCCCCGGGGCCCGGCCCTGCAGGGCCTGGTCGAAACTTTGGACCGGCGCGGTGGCAATTTCTTTGCCCGTGATGGTGGCCACGCTGCCCGTCAGGTCGCGGCGCGACTGCGTGCCGTAGCCCACCACCACCACCTCGCTCAGGTCTTTGGTGTCGGTGGCCAAGCGGATGTTGAACGACGACTGGCCGCCGATGGCCACTTCCTGCGTGGCGTAGCCCACGTAGGAAAACACCAGCGTGCTGGCCGAGGCCGGCGCCGATACCGTGAACTTACCGTCGGCGTCGGTGGAAGTGCCCAGTTTGGTGCCCTTCACCAGCACGGTCACGCCCGGAATGGAGGCGCCGTCGGAGCCTATTACGGTGCCCGTCAGGTTTCGGTCCTGAGCCCGCAGGTCGTGGCCCAGCAAGACCAGCAGCGCGGACATAAAGAGAAGTAAGAGTTTTCTCATAAGGGTTAAAACTGAATGAAAAAATGGTGAGTGGATTGGCGAATATAGAGAATCAATTCTTGACAACAGAGCAATGATTTTGCATTATTTTTTTTAATCATCGGTTCTATTTTAAAGTCTGCGTCCGCTAAAAGGAGTCGATAAATAAAAAATTGGTAAAATGGGCTAGTGAGTGATGAGTCACTAGGCTATATGGCTATGTTCTGCAGGTATAAGCGCTACTGTTGAATATAAAAAAACCTCCTGATTAAGCTCAGGAGGTTTTGAGGAAAAGGCTGTTAGCGGAAACCTACCAGGGCACCGGTTGGCCCTGCCAGGTCACGAAGCTGCCGTTTTCCTCGGCGTGCAGCTGCTCGGCCAGCCGAATGATGCCGCGGGCCGAGTCGGCCGGCTCCTGGGTGGCGTGGTCGCCGCCCATTTCGGTGCGCATCCAGCCCGGGTCCACCAGCACCGAAATCAGGCCCATGTGTCCTATCTCGGCGGCCAGGCTGCGCATGTACATGTTCAGGGCGGCCTTGCTGGCGCTGTAGTGGTAGGGGTCGCCGGTGGCTTTCCAGGTAAGGGAGCCCTGGCCCGAGGAGATGCTCAGGATGCGGCCTTTCTGGCCGGCACGCAGCATCGGCAGCAGCGCCTGCGC
This DNA window, taken from Hymenobacter sp. 5317J-9, encodes the following:
- a CDS encoding DUF4129 domain-containing protein → MGKLQLQHGGRWGRRVLLALCLSGSAASPGWAKPAPSTEKPAAERPKPTAKPLPADRNTRLPVRRYDEARLRELASQRDFRYVEPDQTTSAWDAFWARIWRWLGSLLRTPTGRVTWKYGVYAAILVALVYAVLKLLEVDVTAAFGRSGRRGALAYDSGAENIHEVDFRTRIAEAEAAGNFRLAIRLGYLEVLKHLTDGGLIQWQPDKTNHAYLFELPNGPLRDAFRAATREFEYVWYGDLRLNAPLYQQARASQRAVSAQLAGRPRIAVPAPNALAD
- a CDS encoding stage II sporulation protein M, with the protein product MREAVFLRQNQERWQQYEKQPAAGPDELAARFVALTDDLAYAQTFYPTSPTTAYLNGLAGKLHQRLYANKRQSHGRFAQFWAVELPLVVARHHRTLGFTALLFLVFTALGALSAAQDDSFVRVVLGDAYVNQTIEYIRRGDPMAVYKQEGETLMFLGITANNVYVALSIYVLGATLGIGTLVQMFRTGIMLGSFQYFFYHYHMLRASVLTIWIHGTLEISAVVVAGAAGFVMARGLLFPGTFSRSEAFRLAARDGLKMAIGLVPIFVVAGFLESFVTRHTEMPVAASLAIIGSSAAFIAWYFVWHPRQLGRRLETAAAAAQ
- a CDS encoding RDD family protein, with translation MASIRVQTAQNVSLEYEVASLGDRIVAAILDNLVLGAWVAALAVLFSAGGLNSTASMVTLGVLGGVPYVFYHLVCEVFFNGQSIGKKARDIRVMRLDGTAPSLGDYLLRWLLRIVDTSLMGLVAIITIAANGRGQRLGDLAAGTTVVKVRPQASSPLAPNLASLAGYQPVFPQAALLADHDVALIRQLANQASARNNYELLNEIANKVKEITGIQTDLQDAPFLQTVLRDHAHLAHQ
- a CDS encoding RagB/SusD family nutrient uptake outer membrane protein, producing the protein MKKFINTKAAAALCAALLSAGAFSSCQTDKLSPVPVTLFSDKVVFDTPARVELQANGLYSFVKDGRFLGGRYQIFSDIRANDFLNRASNLVTGTAVWNHTLTETSQNDVINTWGAGYAAINQINVFLAGLDANSSKFVAPIFPADYATKANNYRGEARLLRALCYYSLLQLYARPYADGSGSKPGLPLRLRAEIDDTGNDLARSSVADVYTQILADLDFAETSLPLTYGSSAATLNVTRAHRNTAIALKTRVYLSMGRYADVIREANKLVPAAAPYAAPSGVPNALNASVAAVFAGTQETTESILSFPFTVADGPGTQNQLAYYFLPPGAANGGNGEYGLNTAAGGILASSAFAATDARRTNFVQVVGSESFLKKYPTGTNTSTPYVDKAPVIRYAEVMLNLAEAKVRSTNAVDAQALQLLNAVRTRSNPTGAYASFATAADMLDALLLERRIEFLGEGLRNIDIMRLNAPIPGKGSVSAVNPSDVLYVWPIPSSELSTNKLMTRN
- a CDS encoding TonB-dependent receptor, with protein sequence MSALLVLLGHDLRAQDRNLTGTVIGSDGASIPGVTVLVKGTKLGTSTDADGKFTVSAPASASTLVFSYVGYATQEVAIGGQSSFNIRLATDTKDLSEVVVVGYGTQSRRDLTGSVATITGKEIATAPVQSFDQALQGRAPGVNITTPNGVLNNPPVIRIRGVNSINLSSSPLIVIDGVPAFTGNNSALGSVPNNPLSNLNPADIESMEVLKDASATAIYGSRAAGGVILVTTKKGRKGQSHLSYDTWAGWSKPVRLYDVLNAQQYVDVKNEAVRNLNANRRAIGAAATNVEGFKLADANGNAADTRWYDYIYRTGFSQSHNLNFSGGTDKTSFFSSVGYTNQKGMIVNNDFKRLSARLNVDHKLYKNFTVGMRVAYSNTQNASPNTGSVGDNAFGSAGLGRVPILLPPNLAAYNPDGSPNVSGTSIGPGPNLNPTNGQPFVIGFINPVVDIKNNYFTSEGSQIEGSVYADWEIISGLNLRTSYGLNNLSFEDKAFYTSLPGSLTPTGEADNYFRTNKRWNWQNTLQYDHSFAEKHNLSLLVGNEQQNTDIQRWGASRTGVADDFFTTFQGNYTNIASSGQFQGTNYLVSFFGRVNYNYDHKYLASASVRRDGYSAFAKKYGNFYGASLGYVVSEEAFWKNASFSNVFSTLKLTGSYGMVGNNQGIADFVALSTYTSGLYAANPTLYYGNAGNQNLTWETSKKTDIGLSFGFFQDRLRGNAAYYENLVDGLILDVPQSPSKGIPNNSIQANVGSMRNTGIEVDLSYNVLQGKAFSWTVSGNVTTLKNRVLSLATEGQRIGTSTGGLETSNYTQVGHSVGEILAVRSLGVNPDNGRRMIRKADGTVVEYNHQGTSGVGSTGWTIKGTNTNTSAPTQLQDGEYFGPVLPTWYGGFDNTFRYKGIDLGLFVQFSGGNYIYNGTKSGLHDQRFWNNEVDILNHWTESNRDAKWPRVVYGDNVSNGSALVMSSNVEKGDFARLRQVSLGYSFDQGLLTRLGVANARLYVQVQNALLFTKYSGIDPEISSNGTSTVAAGANTGAGVDRNSVGQARTYTVGFNIGF